A genome region from Clostridium sp. JN-9 includes the following:
- a CDS encoding UvrD-helicase domain-containing protein, protein MNSQLNESQRKAVESESKVILCLAGAGTGKTSTLTNRIAHLYNNRIGCSSMLALTFTRLAGKEMKERVIKLIGAAGEKLFCNTFHAFCVKVLKEYGYLLGYGKEFTIYDQEDRESIIDKIIEEFKYGKYTKTKNIILILDGQRELDCGEEEQVIKEYHWTLKRNNAIDMDMLLTETLKLLTQFNEVKQNYHSQYEYLFVDEFQDTNDIQMQIIKALNPSNLFVVGDDFQSIYGWRGAKPEYIINFSKYYPGCEVIKLEDNYRSTEQIVTAANSLIAHNENQTRKVLKAHKDGPEIEYLEAENVMNEVNLIAGKILEGGNYSDYAVLTRTNKQMEPFSLTFKAFNIPYQIVTSKDDPLKKYDVKMILNVIETVLNPNDSRTLKKIINFPTKRISDLKIQVIEKDMVDKSISFMEALEDVKEVEEFMQQLDKIHSYITEENSDTSKVFYMVQNAIGLNTKYLEEHRNNKIQDLELALDVIERWENHQIELGENIDISSFLKWNHIKDIQEKLIEERDAVKIMTVHASKGLEFKTVFVAGMNKDVFPSKRGDLEEERRLFYVAITRAKDRLYLSRSKKALGWGNREVLAKESQFINELSL, encoded by the coding sequence ATGAACAGTCAGCTTAATGAATCGCAAAGAAAAGCAGTTGAAAGTGAAAGCAAAGTTATTCTTTGTTTAGCAGGCGCAGGAACAGGCAAAACAAGTACTTTAACTAATAGGATTGCTCATTTGTACAATAACAGAATAGGTTGCAGCAGCATGTTAGCTTTAACCTTTACAAGGTTAGCAGGTAAAGAAATGAAAGAGAGAGTCATTAAATTAATAGGCGCCGCAGGTGAAAAACTGTTTTGTAATACTTTCCATGCTTTCTGCGTTAAGGTTCTTAAAGAATATGGCTATCTGCTTGGCTATGGAAAAGAATTTACTATTTATGACCAGGAGGATAGAGAATCTATAATTGATAAGATAATTGAAGAATTTAAATATGGTAAATATACAAAAACAAAAAATATTATTTTAATTTTAGATGGTCAAAGAGAACTGGATTGTGGAGAAGAAGAGCAGGTTATTAAAGAATATCACTGGACCTTAAAAAGAAATAATGCAATAGACATGGATATGTTATTAACTGAAACGCTGAAGCTTTTAACACAATTTAATGAGGTCAAACAAAACTATCATAGTCAGTATGAATATTTATTTGTTGATGAATTTCAGGACACAAATGATATTCAAATGCAGATTATAAAAGCTTTAAATCCAAGTAATTTATTTGTTGTAGGTGATGATTTTCAGAGTATTTATGGTTGGAGAGGAGCAAAACCAGAGTATATTATAAATTTTTCAAAGTATTATCCTGGTTGTGAAGTTATAAAGCTAGAGGATAATTACCGTAGCACAGAACAGATAGTAACAGCAGCTAATAGTTTGATAGCACATAATGAAAATCAAACCAGAAAGGTATTAAAGGCACATAAGGATGGCCCTGAAATAGAGTATTTAGAAGCTGAAAATGTAATGAATGAAGTTAATTTAATAGCTGGAAAAATACTTGAAGGTGGAAATTATAGCGACTATGCAGTGTTAACTAGAACAAATAAGCAAATGGAACCTTTCAGTTTAACATTTAAAGCTTTTAATATACCTTATCAGATTGTAACAAGCAAAGATGATCCATTAAAAAAATATGATGTAAAAATGATTTTAAACGTCATAGAAACTGTTTTAAATCCTAATGATAGTAGAACATTAAAAAAGATAATAAACTTCCCTACGAAGCGTATAAGCGATTTAAAGATACAAGTAATTGAAAAGGACATGGTAGACAAAAGTATTAGTTTCATGGAAGCGTTAGAAGATGTAAAAGAAGTTGAAGAATTTATGCAGCAATTAGATAAAATCCATAGTTATATAACAGAAGAAAACTCAGATACCTCTAAAGTATTTTATATGGTTCAAAATGCCATAGGGTTAAATACAAAATATTTGGAGGAACATAGAAACAATAAAATTCAAGACCTTGAACTGGCGTTAGATGTAATAGAAAGATGGGAGAACCATCAAATAGAATTAGGGGAAAATATTGATATTTCAAGCTTTTTAAAATGGAACCATATAAAAGATATTCAGGAAAAACTTATTGAGGAACGAGATGCAGTAAAAATAATGACAGTTCATGCTTCAAAAGGGCTTGAATTTAAAACAGTCTTTGTTGCTGGCATGAATAAAGATGTTTTCCCAAGTAAGCGTGGAGACCTTGAAGAAGAGCGTAGGCTTTTCTATGTAGCGATTACAAGAGCAAAGGATAGATTATACCTAAGCAGGTCAAAGAAGGCATTAGGATGGGGGAATAGGGAAGTTTTAGCGAAGGAAAGTCAGTTTATTAATGAACTAAGTCTTTGA